A stretch of Microbacterium sp. LWH3-1.2 DNA encodes these proteins:
- a CDS encoding MmcQ/YjbR family DNA-binding protein produces MATLDDLRRTAAGLAGTEERATTGGAAWFVRSKLYGWECHPWPSVPDDMRAIIASELVVGVKVADPIDALALIEMEPDVFLRTTTPWGEPKVAFRMAGIDREHLAELVTEAWRVQAPKYLRRALDDAG; encoded by the coding sequence GTGGCCACCCTCGACGATCTGCGCCGCACGGCGGCCGGGCTTGCGGGCACGGAGGAGCGCGCGACGACGGGCGGTGCCGCCTGGTTCGTGCGCAGCAAGCTCTACGGGTGGGAGTGTCACCCCTGGCCGAGCGTCCCCGACGACATGCGGGCGATCATCGCGTCCGAGCTCGTCGTCGGTGTGAAGGTCGCCGACCCGATCGACGCGCTGGCCCTGATCGAGATGGAACCCGACGTGTTCCTGCGCACGACGACGCCGTGGGGCGAGCCGAAGGTCGCGTTCCGCATGGCCGGCATCGACCGAGAGCACCTCGCCGAACTGGTGACCGAGGCGTGGCGCGTGCAGGCCCCGAAGTATCTGCGGCGCGCGCTCGACGACGCGGGTTAG
- a CDS encoding DUF1801 domain-containing protein — protein sequence MSEIKTQASDADVTAFLEAATPQRRREDGLALAEIFREVTGAEPVMWGPSMVGYGSYRYVSPSDPRRRGEWPKTAFSPRKAQLSLYGLKDLPAGAELLPELGKFTEGAGCVYVKKLDDIDLDVLRRLIAIAWGRGDDPLP from the coding sequence GTGAGCGAGATCAAGACGCAGGCCAGCGATGCCGACGTGACGGCCTTCCTCGAGGCGGCGACACCGCAGCGGCGACGGGAGGACGGCCTGGCGCTCGCGGAGATCTTCCGCGAGGTGACCGGAGCCGAGCCCGTGATGTGGGGCCCGTCGATGGTCGGGTACGGCAGCTATCGGTACGTGTCCCCATCCGATCCCCGGCGCCGGGGCGAATGGCCGAAGACCGCGTTCTCGCCGCGCAAAGCGCAGCTCTCCCTCTACGGGTTGAAGGATCTTCCCGCAGGGGCCGAGCTGCTACCGGAGCTCGGGAAGTTCACCGAAGGAGCGGGCTGCGTCTACGTGAAGAAGCTCGACGACATCGACCTCGACGTGCTGCGCCGGCTGATCGCCATCGCGTGGGGGCGCGGCGACGACCCGCTGCCCTAA
- a CDS encoding AI-2E family transporter translates to MGLFRNDPQRVVLESHDVEPRATRAPWSLWADGFGRLSIRAVQILVVVTVLTGVIFAIQYLTLVTIPLTIALILACAFAPVLRWMRRRGVPSLPATLITLFAITVLLAGVGWLIVWAVRDQWDELSAQAVDGSQELIAWVQTLPFAPSQNQLDEWLATVIDFVTSAQFGSGALRGVNAVVNFVTGFVLMVTILFFFLKDGPQMWEFVLRPFRGGNYVRARRIGDKTVGVLGSYMRGTATVALVDAVGIFIGLLILNVPLAIPLAVLTFLLAFIPIVGATVAGIIAALVALVANGWVNALLVVGVVVLVNQLEGNFLQPFLMGRSMKLHAFVILVALTIGTVLGGIVGAVLAVPIAAAAWGAVQVWDGEDLPARWARPKRPIAR, encoded by the coding sequence ATGGGACTGTTCCGCAACGACCCTCAGCGCGTCGTCCTCGAATCGCACGATGTCGAGCCGCGGGCGACCCGCGCACCGTGGAGTCTGTGGGCCGACGGCTTCGGCAGGCTCAGCATCCGTGCCGTCCAGATCCTGGTCGTCGTCACCGTGCTCACCGGCGTCATCTTCGCGATCCAGTACCTGACGCTGGTGACCATCCCCCTGACGATCGCGCTGATCCTCGCGTGCGCGTTCGCGCCGGTGCTGAGATGGATGCGGCGCCGCGGCGTTCCGTCGCTGCCCGCCACCCTCATCACACTGTTCGCCATCACGGTCCTGCTGGCCGGTGTGGGCTGGCTCATCGTCTGGGCGGTCCGCGACCAGTGGGACGAGCTCTCCGCGCAGGCGGTGGACGGCAGCCAAGAGCTGATCGCGTGGGTGCAGACGTTGCCCTTCGCGCCGTCGCAGAATCAGCTCGACGAGTGGCTCGCGACCGTGATCGACTTCGTCACCAGCGCCCAGTTCGGGTCGGGCGCTCTCCGCGGCGTCAACGCCGTCGTGAACTTCGTCACGGGGTTCGTGCTGATGGTCACGATCCTCTTCTTCTTCCTGAAGGACGGCCCGCAGATGTGGGAGTTCGTGCTCCGCCCGTTCCGCGGCGGAAACTACGTGCGGGCGCGGCGGATCGGCGACAAGACGGTCGGCGTCCTCGGCTCGTACATGCGGGGCACCGCGACCGTCGCCCTCGTGGACGCCGTCGGCATCTTCATCGGCCTGCTCATCCTGAACGTGCCGCTGGCGATCCCTCTCGCGGTGCTGACCTTCCTGCTGGCGTTCATCCCGATCGTCGGCGCCACGGTTGCCGGCATCATCGCCGCGCTGGTCGCGCTCGTGGCCAACGGCTGGGTCAATGCCCTGCTGGTCGTGGGTGTCGTCGTGCTCGTGAACCAGCTCGAGGGCAACTTCCTGCAGCCGTTCCTCATGGGCCGCTCGATGAAGCTGCACGCGTTCGTGATCCTCGTAGCCCTGACGATCGGCACCGTTCTGGGCGGCATCGTCGGGGCGGTGCTCGCCGTGCCGATCGCCGCCGCGGCCTGGGGTGCGGTGCAGGTGTGGGACGGCGAGGACCTCCCCGCCCGCTGGGCGCGACCGAAACGTCCGATCGCCCGGTGA
- a CDS encoding dihydrofolate reductase family protein — protein sequence MGKVVTSASMSLDGFVAHENNDPGRLFDWYEAGEVEVLTASEPASFHLTPTSADHWRSFIGELGCLVVGRLLFDITDGWSGVHPLGVPFVVLTHEAPQGWAHAHTGNAHFVTDGIEEAVAKAQELAGDRTVAVAAGTVAGQALAAGLVDEVAVDLVPVVLGEGHRYFAEVDPAAVRLGDPTVVIPSARVTHMVFPVER from the coding sequence ATGGGCAAGGTCGTGACGTCGGCGTCGATGTCGTTGGACGGCTTCGTCGCGCACGAGAACAACGATCCGGGGCGCCTCTTCGACTGGTACGAGGCCGGTGAGGTCGAGGTCCTCACCGCGAGCGAGCCGGCGTCGTTCCATCTCACCCCGACCAGTGCGGATCACTGGCGCAGCTTCATCGGGGAACTCGGATGCCTCGTGGTCGGCCGCCTGCTGTTCGACATCACCGACGGCTGGAGCGGCGTGCACCCGCTGGGCGTGCCGTTCGTCGTGCTCACGCACGAGGCCCCGCAGGGCTGGGCCCATGCCCACACCGGGAATGCGCATTTCGTGACCGACGGGATCGAGGAGGCAGTGGCGAAGGCCCAGGAGCTCGCCGGCGATCGCACGGTCGCGGTGGCCGCCGGTACCGTCGCCGGCCAGGCGCTCGCCGCGGGGCTCGTCGACGAGGTCGCGGTCGACCTCGTGCCGGTCGTGCTGGGGGAGGGGCATCGGTACTTCGCCGAGGTCGATCCCGCGGCGGTGCGACTGGGCGATCCGACGGTGGTCATCCCGAGCGCCCGCGTGACGCACATGGTGTTCCCGGTCGAGCGGTGA
- a CDS encoding serine hydrolase domain-containing protein, with protein sequence MARRDHQDSRGRAGTRISLMCAVLGALLVSGCSSALSLPEKPQPTDAIREDIESIFGTLYGEDAVRAVLVQQHGELVYEQYQESTADDTWDVRGVTRAVTSTLIGIAIDRGLISGVDATLGQLLPAYAAVLTAETAAIQLKAVLTHTANFAPMSEERDIRGTPADLYAQPDWVAAILADRASRGPGDGRFLFSDPGTHILAAIVAEATGMSPFRFADEVLFEPLDIDTAPLWEERFAAGRDPQELLREYQEADVAWPADPQGVNLGYTHLRLRPSDLLSIGQLMLDEGAWDDEQVVSATWAVQATSPVVATVGYGTIAYGYQWWVDPQRGVFYAQGEGGTAVVIDPVRDAVAVIASEVTIDDERGNHGYASATAVGLAVLLLADLSDDSE encoded by the coding sequence ATGGCCCGCCGAGACCACCAGGATTCCCGCGGTCGTGCCGGCACGCGGATCTCGCTGATGTGCGCTGTGCTCGGGGCGCTGCTCGTCTCCGGCTGCTCGTCAGCCCTTTCTCTGCCCGAGAAGCCGCAGCCCACCGATGCCATCCGCGAAGACATCGAATCCATCTTCGGCACGCTGTACGGCGAGGATGCCGTGCGCGCAGTCCTCGTGCAGCAGCACGGGGAACTCGTCTACGAGCAGTATCAGGAGTCGACCGCGGACGACACCTGGGACGTGCGAGGCGTCACACGCGCGGTGACCTCGACCCTCATCGGCATCGCGATCGACCGCGGACTCATCTCAGGCGTCGACGCCACACTCGGTCAGCTGCTCCCCGCCTACGCGGCCGTTCTCACCGCCGAGACGGCGGCCATCCAGCTGAAGGCCGTGCTCACCCATACGGCCAACTTCGCGCCGATGTCCGAAGAGCGCGACATCCGCGGAACGCCGGCCGACCTTTATGCGCAGCCGGACTGGGTCGCCGCGATCCTCGCGGATCGCGCATCCCGCGGGCCGGGCGACGGGCGGTTCCTCTTCTCCGACCCGGGCACGCACATCCTCGCCGCCATCGTCGCCGAGGCCACGGGGATGTCGCCGTTCCGGTTCGCGGACGAGGTGCTGTTCGAGCCGCTCGACATCGACACCGCGCCCCTGTGGGAAGAGCGGTTCGCGGCCGGTCGCGACCCCCAGGAACTTCTCCGGGAGTACCAGGAAGCCGACGTGGCCTGGCCCGCCGACCCGCAAGGGGTGAATCTCGGCTATACGCACCTGCGGCTGCGCCCATCGGATCTTCTGAGCATCGGCCAGCTCATGCTCGACGAGGGCGCCTGGGACGACGAGCAGGTGGTGTCGGCCACGTGGGCCGTCCAGGCCACCAGTCCCGTCGTCGCCACCGTCGGTTACGGAACGATCGCCTACGGCTACCAGTGGTGGGTCGACCCGCAGCGCGGCGTGTTCTACGCCCAGGGCGAGGGCGGAACGGCGGTCGTCATCGACCCGGTCAGGGATGCCGTCGCCGTGATCGCCTCCGAGGTCACGATCGACGACGAGCGCGGCAATCACGGCTACGCGAGTGCGACGGCAGTGGGACTCGCTGTCCTGCTCCTCGCCGACCTCTCGGACGACTCCGAGTGA
- a CDS encoding ArsR/SmtB family transcription factor — protein MDDDRLDRAFVALGDPVRRAIIARLSRGPATVGELAEPFPITMQAVSRHIKVLEDAGLVTRSRDAQRRPVHLDAAALEDLTAWIDRYRLDAERAYRRLDAVLAAAASVPTAAAPRRTDTKEKES, from the coding sequence ATGGACGATGACCGGCTCGATCGAGCTTTCGTGGCGCTGGGCGATCCGGTCCGCCGCGCGATCATCGCGCGGCTGAGCCGCGGGCCGGCGACGGTGGGCGAGCTCGCCGAGCCGTTCCCCATCACCATGCAGGCGGTCTCGCGCCACATCAAGGTGCTCGAAGACGCCGGGCTCGTCACGCGCTCGCGCGATGCGCAGCGGCGACCCGTCCACCTCGACGCCGCGGCGCTCGAGGATCTCACCGCATGGATCGACCGCTACCGGCTCGACGCCGAGCGCGCCTACCGGCGGCTCGACGCGGTGCTCGCGGCGGCAGCATCCGTCCCCACAGCAGCAGCCCCTCGCAGGACCGACACGAAGGAGAAGGAATCATGA
- a CDS encoding SRPBCC family protein has translation MSNPLIIEAVPGTSYADITREFDAPVEALFRAHADPELFQQWIGPGEERTEITHWDFRTGGGYRFVQRDGSGEYAFRGVFHTVRENALIIQTFEFEGWPDEVSIDCIRFEALEGGRSRIVDHSVFSTVEVLANMQSEGMERGMREGYDKLDGLLAAEG, from the coding sequence ATGAGCAACCCGCTCATCATCGAAGCCGTTCCGGGCACGTCGTATGCCGACATCACGCGGGAGTTCGATGCTCCCGTCGAGGCGCTGTTCCGGGCGCATGCCGATCCGGAGCTCTTCCAGCAGTGGATCGGACCCGGCGAGGAGCGCACCGAGATCACGCACTGGGACTTCCGCACCGGCGGCGGCTACCGCTTCGTGCAACGCGACGGGAGCGGCGAGTATGCGTTCCGCGGCGTGTTCCACACGGTGCGCGAGAACGCGCTGATCATCCAGACCTTCGAGTTCGAGGGCTGGCCCGACGAGGTCAGTATCGACTGCATCCGCTTCGAGGCGCTCGAGGGCGGTCGCTCGCGGATCGTCGACCACAGCGTGTTCTCGACCGTCGAGGTGCTCGCGAACATGCAGTCCGAGGGCATGGAGCGCGGCATGCGCGAGGGCTACGACAAGCTCGACGGGCTGCTCGCGGCGGAGGGCTGA
- the ligD gene encoding non-homologous end-joining DNA ligase, protein MASPRITLTVPGPDGDREVGISNPDRVIWPEAGITKRDLAEYLIAVSGPFLAANGDRPVSLERFPEGVDGERFYSKNPPKGAPAFVEAQTVTYNSGRRHPQIILTEIAAAVWAVQMNTIVFHPWASLTANTDNPVELRIDLDPQPGTDFTDAAAVAPAMRDVLAEAGLTAFLKTSGNRGIHVFCPIEPEWEFLDVRHAVIAAGRELERRLPDKVTMNWWKEERGERIFIDFNQANRDRTMAGAYSPRALPTATVSTPLAWEELEAGVDPADFTVRTVPRRLADVGDPWADLLAKPGRIDTLLEWWHRDLDDGLGELPFPPDFPKMPGEPPRVQPSRKNEANWPKDEA, encoded by the coding sequence ATGGCGTCCCCGCGGATCACCCTCACCGTGCCCGGCCCCGACGGCGATCGCGAGGTGGGGATCTCGAATCCCGACCGGGTGATCTGGCCAGAGGCCGGCATCACCAAGCGCGATCTCGCGGAGTACCTCATCGCGGTCTCCGGGCCGTTCCTGGCGGCGAACGGCGACCGCCCCGTGTCGCTCGAGCGGTTCCCCGAGGGTGTCGACGGCGAACGGTTCTACTCGAAGAACCCGCCGAAGGGGGCGCCAGCCTTCGTCGAAGCCCAGACCGTGACGTACAACAGCGGGCGGCGGCATCCGCAGATCATCCTCACCGAGATCGCCGCGGCGGTCTGGGCCGTGCAGATGAACACCATCGTCTTCCACCCGTGGGCGTCGCTGACGGCGAACACCGACAATCCCGTCGAGCTGCGCATCGACCTCGACCCGCAGCCGGGGACGGATTTCACGGATGCCGCGGCCGTCGCCCCTGCGATGCGCGACGTGCTCGCCGAGGCGGGGTTGACCGCGTTTCTGAAGACCAGCGGCAACCGCGGCATCCACGTGTTCTGTCCGATCGAGCCGGAGTGGGAGTTCCTCGACGTGCGCCATGCGGTCATCGCGGCGGGCCGCGAGCTGGAACGGCGCCTCCCCGACAAAGTCACGATGAACTGGTGGAAGGAGGAGCGCGGCGAGCGCATCTTCATCGACTTCAACCAGGCCAACCGCGACCGCACGATGGCCGGCGCCTACAGTCCGCGCGCGCTGCCGACCGCGACGGTGTCGACGCCGCTCGCCTGGGAAGAGCTGGAGGCCGGGGTCGACCCGGCGGACTTCACCGTGCGGACCGTTCCGCGGCGCCTCGCCGACGTCGGCGACCCGTGGGCCGACCTGCTCGCGAAGCCGGGGCGCATCGACACGCTGCTGGAGTGGTGGCACCGCGACCTCGACGACGGGCTCGGCGAGCTGCCGTTCCCGCCGGACTTCCCCAAGATGCCGGGCGAGCCGCCGCGCGTGCAGCCGAGCCGCAAGAACGAGGCGAACTGGCCCAAGGACGAGGCCTGA
- a CDS encoding acyl-CoA dehydrogenase family protein: MPDFQPRPGQRVEGYDVTRRRGTDYYAVFADIPAADREVWERAQAYVDEVGTRMQDAWDTGEYPLDIAMRGGELDLFNDGIVHPALTRISPLGAGLVNMEISRGDGSLGTVLAVQGGLALRTLALFGSDDQQTRWLVPVARGEVAASFALTEPDHGSDSVSLETVAQWDAATQEWVIDGAKKWIGNGASGGITFVWARVEADDDEFHGAVRCFLVEQDTPGYTGTVITGKASLRGIHQALITLDGVRVPAGAVLPGTKSFKDASTVLYSTRSGVAWSALGHATACYEAALAYSQQRIQFGKPLAKFQMVQERLANMLEELTAMQLYCRWMADLEERGELRPTQASLAKYHNTRAARRIASTARDMLGGNGILLENGVMQHMADIEAIHTYEGTESVQALLIGRDITGMSAFA; the protein is encoded by the coding sequence GTGCCCGACTTCCAGCCCCGCCCCGGCCAGCGCGTCGAGGGCTACGACGTCACCCGCCGCCGCGGCACCGACTACTACGCCGTGTTCGCCGACATCCCTGCGGCCGACCGCGAGGTGTGGGAACGAGCCCAGGCCTACGTCGACGAGGTCGGCACGCGCATGCAGGACGCGTGGGACACCGGCGAGTACCCCCTCGACATCGCGATGCGCGGCGGCGAGCTCGACCTCTTCAACGACGGCATCGTGCACCCGGCGCTCACGCGGATCTCGCCGCTCGGGGCAGGGCTCGTGAACATGGAGATCTCACGCGGCGACGGGTCCCTCGGCACCGTGCTCGCCGTGCAGGGCGGCCTGGCCCTGCGCACGCTCGCGCTCTTCGGCAGCGACGACCAGCAGACGCGGTGGCTCGTGCCCGTCGCGCGGGGTGAGGTCGCAGCATCCTTCGCTCTCACCGAACCCGACCACGGATCCGACTCGGTCTCCCTCGAGACCGTCGCCCAGTGGGACGCCGCCACGCAGGAGTGGGTGATCGACGGCGCGAAGAAATGGATCGGCAACGGAGCCTCGGGCGGCATCACGTTCGTGTGGGCGCGCGTCGAAGCCGACGACGACGAGTTCCACGGCGCGGTGCGCTGCTTCCTCGTCGAGCAGGACACCCCGGGCTACACGGGCACCGTGATCACGGGCAAGGCGTCGCTGCGCGGCATCCATCAGGCCCTCATCACCCTCGATGGCGTGCGCGTGCCCGCCGGTGCCGTCCTGCCGGGAACGAAGAGCTTCAAGGATGCCTCGACCGTGCTGTACTCGACGCGCTCGGGCGTCGCGTGGTCGGCGCTCGGACACGCGACCGCCTGCTACGAGGCCGCTCTCGCGTACTCGCAGCAGCGCATCCAGTTCGGCAAGCCCCTCGCGAAGTTCCAGATGGTGCAGGAGCGCCTCGCGAACATGCTCGAGGAGCTCACCGCGATGCAGCTGTACTGCCGGTGGATGGCCGATCTCGAGGAGCGCGGCGAACTGCGCCCGACGCAGGCCTCGCTCGCGAAGTATCACAACACCCGCGCGGCCCGCCGTATCGCATCGACCGCCCGCGACATGCTCGGCGGCAACGGCATCCTGCTGGAGAACGGCGTCATGCAGCACATGGCCGACATCGAGGCGATCCACACGTACGAAGGCACCGAGAGCGTGCAGGCGCTGCTGATCGGCCGCGACATCACCGGGATGAGCGCCTTCGCGTAA
- a CDS encoding ATP-dependent DNA ligase — protein MPYEIPAPMLAKSVPDVPDRAKVSGGLSYEPKWDGFRALISWDGENVEIGSRGAKPLTRYFPELVEAFGRLLPEPCLLDGEIVVPIDRDGRRRLDWESLSQRIHPAASRVNMLAEQTPAMFIAFDLLAVGDRDLRNEPFATRRQTLVDLLRDVPGPVHVTRTTDDPELARRWLAEFEGAGLDGVVAKPLDQPYAPGKRTMFKIKHARTADVVALGYRIHKSGEGVGSLLVGLYGEDGTLYPVGGVAAWSNARRLELIDELAPLVERDADGEALRGEGENSRFQAGRADSSFVRLRPERVLEVRYDQLEGWRFRHTVQFERWRPDRDPRSCTYEQLEVVAAYDLADVLV, from the coding sequence ATGCCGTACGAGATCCCCGCGCCGATGCTCGCGAAGTCCGTGCCCGACGTTCCCGATCGAGCGAAGGTTTCCGGTGGGCTGAGCTACGAGCCGAAGTGGGACGGGTTCCGCGCCCTCATCTCGTGGGACGGCGAGAATGTCGAGATCGGGTCTCGCGGCGCGAAGCCGCTGACGCGGTACTTCCCCGAGCTCGTCGAGGCGTTCGGCCGGCTGCTGCCCGAGCCGTGCCTCCTCGACGGCGAGATCGTCGTGCCGATCGACCGCGACGGCCGGCGCCGGCTCGACTGGGAGTCGCTGTCGCAGCGCATCCACCCCGCCGCATCGCGTGTGAACATGCTCGCCGAGCAGACGCCGGCGATGTTCATCGCGTTCGATCTGCTCGCCGTCGGCGACCGGGATCTGCGGAACGAGCCGTTCGCGACGCGCCGGCAGACGCTCGTCGACCTGTTGCGTGACGTGCCCGGCCCGGTCCACGTCACGCGCACCACCGACGATCCCGAGCTCGCACGCAGGTGGCTCGCCGAGTTCGAGGGCGCCGGTCTCGACGGCGTGGTCGCGAAGCCGCTCGACCAGCCGTACGCGCCCGGCAAGCGCACGATGTTCAAGATCAAGCACGCGCGCACGGCCGATGTCGTGGCGCTGGGGTATCGCATCCACAAGTCGGGTGAGGGCGTGGGCTCGCTGCTCGTCGGGCTGTACGGCGAAGACGGCACGCTCTACCCCGTCGGAGGTGTCGCCGCCTGGAGCAACGCGCGCCGGCTCGAGCTCATCGACGAGCTCGCCCCGCTCGTCGAGCGCGACGCCGACGGCGAGGCGTTGCGCGGCGAGGGCGAGAACTCCCGATTCCAGGCGGGGCGAGCCGATTCGTCGTTCGTGCGGCTGCGACCCGAGCGCGTGCTCGAGGTGCGGTACGACCAGCTCGAAGGCTGGCGCTTCCGCCACACCGTGCAGTTCGAGCGCTGGCGCCCCGATCGGGACCCGCGCTCCTGCACGTACGAGCAGCTCGAGGTGGTCGCAGCGTACGACCTGGCCGACGTGCTGGTCTGA
- a CDS encoding SseB family protein, whose product MALFSRRPKKPAAQPPTFPEPSPADEVTAERAAAAPAGAPSPDEATGAAVGDAPSAAVSDALSAGTDAAARPALEDPTRDVPAEDAATNAAASVSISVSSFGGLGVSPATSQPAEPREPQAGETVPPGPKPRLGAREWMRTAPEQTETVPGLRDNVLLRAALGRIGDAPASQALLDVTRQLLQGHVFLRVKGDARALLAEGKGLPLAIANSGERTFALVYSSGAALQASVKADGDAETSAMGQPVLTVLRHVFASSYDGIIIDPASSPSRAVLPKALLQRAVEQADPQLTVKTLLAAERTPETNAELAEALTRVPLWVAVGVSDSGSPGIAEARDAEGRRFLEVYSHPLEVAVMGRGDNAGPITPAQLAKALGTDEGLAGLLVDPAGPWIRLSRGDLAPLLALAD is encoded by the coding sequence ATGGCCTTGTTCTCGCGCCGTCCGAAGAAGCCCGCCGCGCAGCCGCCGACCTTCCCCGAGCCCTCGCCGGCCGACGAGGTCACGGCCGAGAGGGCGGCCGCTGCCCCGGCTGGGGCGCCGTCACCCGACGAGGCGACCGGCGCCGCTGTCGGCGATGCGCCTTCCGCCGCCGTCAGCGACGCACTCTCTGCGGGAACGGATGCTGCCGCCCGACCTGCGCTTGAAGACCCCACGCGCGACGTGCCTGCTGAAGATGCGGCGACGAATGCTGCAGCATCCGTGTCCATCTCCGTCTCGTCGTTCGGCGGGCTCGGGGTGTCGCCGGCGACCTCTCAGCCGGCGGAGCCGCGCGAGCCCCAGGCCGGTGAGACCGTGCCGCCGGGGCCGAAGCCCCGCCTCGGCGCCCGCGAGTGGATGCGCACGGCGCCCGAACAGACCGAGACTGTCCCGGGGCTGCGCGACAACGTGCTGCTGCGCGCCGCGCTCGGGCGCATCGGCGACGCTCCGGCCTCGCAGGCGCTGCTCGACGTCACGCGGCAGCTGCTGCAGGGGCACGTGTTCCTGCGGGTCAAGGGCGACGCGCGTGCGCTCCTCGCCGAGGGGAAGGGGCTGCCGCTCGCGATCGCGAACTCGGGAGAGCGGACCTTCGCGCTCGTCTACTCGAGCGGCGCCGCGCTGCAGGCGAGCGTCAAGGCCGACGGCGACGCCGAGACTTCGGCGATGGGCCAGCCTGTGCTCACGGTGCTGCGGCACGTGTTCGCGAGCTCGTACGACGGGATCATCATCGACCCCGCGTCGTCGCCGTCGCGCGCGGTGCTGCCGAAGGCGCTGCTGCAGCGTGCCGTCGAGCAGGCCGACCCCCAGCTGACGGTCAAGACGCTCCTCGCTGCGGAACGCACGCCCGAGACCAACGCCGAGCTCGCCGAGGCGCTCACACGCGTTCCGCTCTGGGTCGCTGTCGGGGTCTCGGACAGCGGCTCACCCGGGATCGCCGAAGCGCGCGATGCCGAGGGGCGCCGCTTCCTCGAGGTCTACTCGCACCCGCTCGAGGTCGCGGTCATGGGTCGTGGCGACAACGCCGGCCCCATCACTCCCGCCCAGCTCGCGAAGGCGCTGGGCACCGACGAGGGACTCGCGGGCCTCTTGGTCGACCCCGCGGGGCCTTGGATCCGCCTCAGTCGTGGGGACCTCGCACCCCTCCTCGCCCTCGCGGACTGA